The DNA sequence GTATAGCGGTTGAAACGGATTTCCGGATCTGATTGGACAATAAACTCTATGGCATCCTTGTGATTCAGGATCATCTGGGCGTCCATCGCTGATTTACTGTCGGATGCTTCGCCCAAAGAAATCAGACGTTCGGTATCCAATAACGTATAGGTATTTCCTTCCAGCCGACTGGAATTCCATGACAGGTCAATCAACAAACGGTTCAGGATTTGTCGGGCATAAGTTCCCGCAGGCTGATCCAGTTTGGCGGTATTGCCAAGTTCGGCAAGCCGCTGCACTTCTTCCCGGGTTAGGTAGCTATCGGCATTGGGGCGATAAGATTCTAGAAATTCGCGCTGGTAACCCACAGGTACCCGCCGCTGTATTGGTTGTGACAAATGCCTGAGAAGATCCTTGCTGACGGCCGTCAATGGAATAGCATCAGTGTGCCGTTCCTTTGGTTGATGTGCAACGGTTTGGGGCAGCAGGTGGTATCGTACGGCCCGGGCTTTACCGGTTGTGGTGATTTCGCCGTTAGCGATAAGGTTGGACAAACGACGCTGGAGGCTACGCATTTTCAAGGGTAAGCCGGACGCCTTGAGGATTTCATCGGCGGATGCTCCGTTTGGGTATTCTTTTAGGGCTTCCAGTATCTGCCTAACCTCTTCCTTTGGGCTGTTATTATTGTTATTCATTCATCCAGTATTGCGACAAAAACGATTAATTGCGACAAAAATACCGATTTTTTGTCGCAATACCTTGTATCGCGACAAAAATTAGATATCGCGTCAATTGGATGGTTTGTCGAAATCAAGGTGCGGTAGATCAAACCCGGGTGTTGATATATTGGAATATAGGTATCCATTGACAACGAAGAAAGAAGAGAATATTACCAATCAGAGGCAGCCAACAACAATTGGACTGCTCGTCAATTGGAACGGCAAATCAACAGCCAGTTATACGAGCGACTTCTGCTGAGCAATGATAAGGAAAGCGTTTGGCTTTAGCACGGGGTGAAAAGATGCCTTCCGGTTCATTGCTATGCGCGGATAAAAATGACGCAATGGTAAAAATTACCCTCCCGGAAAATAATAATTAAAATATCGATCCAGACTATTCCTCATGGTCTTTCACGTTAATCCCCTTTTGTCTAAATCGAATATTGGTATAATTGGTTTGCAGATCCAGCGTGTCTGTATACGTATAGGTACGGACTAACTGATCGCTCAAATGAAGTTTCGTAATAACCGGCTGTTTTTCATAGCCGTTTTCCAAGAGGATAATCGTTGAATCGTTTTCCCAAAACGCATCTTCTACCCAT is a window from the Anseongella ginsenosidimutans genome containing:
- a CDS encoding DUF1016 N-terminal domain-containing protein, whose amino-acid sequence is MDNEERREYYQSEAANNNWTARQLERQINSQLYERLLLSNDKESVWL